One region of Brachybacterium saurashtrense genomic DNA includes:
- a CDS encoding DNA primase family protein, translated as MTIVSDQDDLEQPVIDEDLLAFDGDSDDGIDAEAEREFLLQDAETLRSHARIASLVAAECIDRFIHVAGLGWHRYDGKRFRLDLEDKAITRAVTRAIGRLAPEALGDKDLLADLVKSQTSSGLAGVVRLMSTIEGLSADAEELDADPWLLNTPTGVLDLRELERGVDWRCLTVHPHDPKYRMTRITRGGYDPAARSEVFERFISRSLPDEGVCRYLQQTAGGLGLIGEQLEHLLPILTGEGRNGKGVLYGAVLYAVGDYGAVANPALFNVDRNATADKPNPALLGLRAVRLVFMSETAKTAELDSAKVKSLTGGDPIKARGVHSKITVEFEPSHQLVLITNHAPQLPADDPAVWERVTNVPWDVVVPPEERDPRLGRKLRTRQAADAILAWALQGLQDYVRNGIVVPERVAAATDEYKADQDTVSNFIEERCEDGCSDRDSDGTKTLHADYQKYCRANGVMREHILGEKDFGTRLDALGYKVKRANGRRFRQGLRLLPDDDEARAEQIVSESRERIAQRYPLNSPADAERRRESEDRRELAAIEQANREAEICSCPPPDAHTRSIVYEGVWTSAHRPGCPVLLEREKSLRAELDGTGPSRKDPAEVAAAEAAILADLPGAKKTLADLQARDGVQESAEAKLLRLQIENAHLKIAGESATPIGLGTADSSPEQDTDDQKEAE; from the coding sequence ATGACCATTGTATCCGACCAGGACGACCTCGAACAGCCCGTCATCGACGAAGACCTCCTCGCGTTCGACGGCGACTCCGACGACGGCATCGACGCGGAGGCCGAGCGCGAGTTCCTGCTGCAGGACGCCGAGACCCTCCGTTCCCACGCGCGCATCGCCAGCCTCGTCGCCGCGGAGTGCATCGACCGCTTCATCCACGTGGCCGGCCTCGGTTGGCATCGCTATGACGGCAAGCGGTTCCGCCTCGACCTCGAAGACAAGGCGATCACCCGTGCGGTCACGCGCGCGATCGGACGGCTCGCGCCGGAGGCGCTGGGCGACAAGGACCTCCTCGCCGACCTCGTGAAGTCTCAGACGTCGAGCGGCCTCGCCGGCGTCGTGCGGCTCATGTCCACGATCGAGGGCCTGTCCGCCGACGCCGAAGAGCTCGACGCCGACCCGTGGCTGCTCAACACCCCCACCGGCGTCCTCGACCTCCGTGAGCTCGAGCGGGGCGTCGACTGGCGCTGCCTCACCGTCCACCCGCACGATCCCAAGTATCGGATGACCCGGATCACCCGCGGTGGATACGACCCGGCTGCCCGTTCCGAGGTCTTCGAGCGCTTCATCTCACGGAGCCTTCCCGACGAGGGAGTCTGCCGCTACCTGCAGCAGACGGCAGGCGGACTCGGCCTCATCGGCGAGCAGCTGGAGCATCTGCTCCCGATCCTGACCGGCGAGGGCCGTAACGGCAAGGGCGTCCTCTACGGCGCGGTCCTGTACGCCGTGGGCGACTACGGCGCGGTGGCCAACCCGGCCCTGTTCAACGTCGACCGCAACGCGACCGCGGACAAGCCGAACCCGGCCCTCCTGGGGCTCCGGGCCGTTCGGTTGGTGTTCATGTCCGAGACCGCGAAGACGGCCGAGCTCGACTCCGCGAAGGTCAAGTCGCTCACCGGCGGCGACCCGATCAAGGCTCGCGGTGTCCACAGCAAGATCACGGTCGAGTTCGAGCCCTCGCATCAGCTCGTCCTCATCACGAACCACGCTCCGCAGCTGCCGGCCGACGACCCCGCGGTGTGGGAGCGCGTGACCAACGTGCCGTGGGACGTGGTCGTGCCGCCCGAGGAGCGCGACCCGCGCCTGGGCCGCAAGCTCAGGACCAGGCAGGCCGCAGACGCGATCCTGGCCTGGGCTCTCCAGGGCCTCCAGGACTACGTCCGCAACGGCATCGTCGTGCCCGAGCGCGTCGCCGCGGCGACCGACGAGTACAAGGCCGACCAGGACACCGTCAGCAACTTCATCGAGGAGCGTTGCGAGGACGGCTGCTCCGACCGGGACAGCGACGGCACGAAGACGCTGCACGCCGACTACCAGAAGTACTGCCGGGCGAACGGGGTGATGCGGGAGCACATCCTGGGTGAGAAGGACTTCGGGACCCGTCTGGACGCGCTCGGCTACAAGGTGAAGCGGGCAAACGGCCGGCGCTTCCGCCAGGGGCTGCGGCTGCTCCCCGACGATGACGAAGCCCGTGCCGAGCAGATCGTGTCGGAGAGCAGGGAGCGCATCGCCCAGCGGTATCCGCTCAACTCGCCGGCCGATGCCGAGCGCCGACGCGAGAGCGAGGACCGCCGCGAGCTGGCGGCGATCGAGCAGGCTAACCGCGAGGCCGAGATCTGCAGCTGCCCGCCCCCGGACGCTCACACGCGGTCGATCGTGTACGAGGGCGTGTGGACCTCTGCCCATCGCCCCGGCTGCCCCGTCCTGCTCGAGCGCGAGAAGAGCCTGCGCGCAGAGTTGGACGGTACCGGACCCTCCCGTAAGGACCCGGCGGAGGTGGCAGCGGCCGAAGCGGCGATCCTCGCCGACCTCCCTGGTGCCAAGAAGACGCTCGCCGACCTCCAGGCCCGCGACGGCGTTCAGGAGTCGGCAGAAGCGAAGCTGCTGCGACTCCAGATCGAGAATGCCCACCTCAAGATCGCCGGGGAGTCTGCCACGCCGATCGGCCTCGGCACCGCCGACTCCAGCCCCGAGCAGGACACCGATGACCAGAAGGAGGCAGAGTAA